Proteins from a single region of Streptomyces spinoverrucosus:
- a CDS encoding tetratricopeptide repeat protein has product MRDSHRVEAEGLLVRAVEEEVRRSGGRTDGKVLLARARGALDTMARSAAEEYEAYTRALDETEAGRLTFAQRYAREGAGTPLVVAGVAAVAAVIADLALGTGTTTALGAGVTVGVVGAATTVVKVAGSHLPAAHHRAGAVGQPGGPEQLRLQWLTALEVRGIRPFLDQQRVLAASTGPKKPGPKLLGADKSGAARGRSVLGQSFGQLPEPVGPFAGRRQEMARIRQWVQAARASTQTRPTVVVLHGAPGSGRTTLAVRATHDLKDQFRGACVVDLRGASRDEPPLSTREALLHLLNRLGAPREQLLFRERSSTDQQVKRLSELYHQHLTNVPVTVVLDDASDPEQVRALIPERSDSLVLVTARAPLDLPGDLPAWVHQLPVEPLDAAGAEELMGAAAQGETGPYDAESADRIRQLCGGLPLALRIASSALGPRSPRRLASDLGAYGPVEPVERALWLRYTDQGEPARRLLRRLALAGRASLGVAAAASLLATDEAEATRHLVALSRAGLIDHVRGNRYRLHDLVRAFAHARLVDEEDPGERAAAQERLIVNYADLADSVLRLVDGNMSTRSDRFGPHGFTSLDEALRWLDDESSFITAALRHAEGVNQAAVLNLLGALCDYCLLRGDLYRLGEISELAQAVDQGLLIRSVQWRTGIAARQLGELDKARTTLTSVVDLYREAHHDAGAARALCSLGITLHHQGNLTEAAARLREALDMQAAPALATDRAWTMHALAAVERDRAHLAEALDLLNRSLELHRAGESLHGEAWAHFQLGQLYLRLGDVPRAESELRAALELYGRTRDARGQAWALTQLARARLVAGDASLAVEELRRAAVRHRDNEDARGEAWTLYYLGQALEESGSLDQAVRELERSRTMFSRMRDVYGLACARHHSARATRDQRAAQTGSLRNSGFARQLLVDARADFQRIGVAHGEAWTCLELAVVDAGNARTAQALALCDEAVGLFASYGDRRGEDWAHFLRCTLLPYASPGGAEVGTAVAQEELAQLARAGHPARDRKLDDFVEAYQLLLERGVELEAGWQAWRLGMVPSRHAREVMGVPVATVS; this is encoded by the coding sequence ATGCGGGACAGTCATCGGGTGGAGGCCGAGGGGCTGTTGGTGCGGGCGGTGGAGGAGGAGGTACGGCGGTCGGGTGGCCGTACCGACGGGAAGGTGCTGCTGGCGCGGGCGCGTGGTGCGCTGGACACGATGGCGCGGTCCGCCGCCGAGGAGTACGAGGCCTACACGCGGGCCCTGGACGAGACGGAGGCCGGCCGGCTCACGTTCGCGCAGCGGTATGCGCGCGAGGGCGCCGGCACGCCGCTCGTTGTGGCCGGTGTGGCCGCTGTGGCTGCGGTGATCGCCGATCTGGCGCTCGGTACGGGCACGACGACCGCGCTCGGCGCGGGCGTGACCGTCGGCGTGGTCGGCGCGGCGACGACCGTGGTGAAGGTGGCCGGGTCCCATCTGCCCGCCGCGCACCACCGGGCCGGAGCGGTGGGCCAGCCGGGCGGCCCGGAGCAGTTGCGGTTGCAGTGGCTGACGGCGCTGGAGGTACGGGGGATCCGCCCGTTCCTCGACCAGCAGCGGGTGCTGGCCGCGTCGACCGGGCCGAAGAAGCCGGGGCCCAAGCTGCTGGGCGCCGACAAGAGCGGGGCGGCACGCGGGCGGAGCGTGCTGGGGCAGTCGTTCGGTCAACTCCCGGAGCCGGTCGGTCCGTTCGCGGGGCGGCGGCAGGAGATGGCCCGCATCCGGCAGTGGGTGCAGGCTGCCCGCGCGAGCACGCAGACCCGGCCGACGGTGGTCGTCCTGCACGGGGCGCCCGGCAGCGGTCGTACGACCCTCGCGGTGCGCGCCACCCACGATCTGAAGGATCAGTTCCGCGGCGCGTGCGTGGTCGATCTGCGCGGCGCCAGCCGGGACGAGCCGCCGCTGTCCACCCGCGAGGCCCTGCTGCATCTGCTGAACCGGCTGGGCGCGCCGCGTGAACAACTGCTGTTCCGGGAGCGTTCGTCGACGGATCAGCAGGTCAAACGGCTGAGCGAGCTGTACCACCAGCATCTGACCAACGTGCCCGTCACCGTCGTCCTGGACGACGCCTCCGACCCCGAACAGGTGCGCGCACTGATCCCCGAGCGGTCCGACAGCCTGGTTCTGGTCACCGCCCGGGCGCCGCTCGACCTGCCCGGCGACCTGCCGGCGTGGGTGCACCAGCTGCCCGTCGAGCCGCTCGACGCGGCCGGCGCTGAGGAGCTGATGGGCGCGGCCGCGCAGGGCGAGACGGGGCCGTACGACGCCGAATCCGCCGACCGGATCCGGCAGTTGTGCGGTGGCCTGCCGCTGGCGCTGCGTATCGCGAGCTCCGCGCTGGGCCCGCGCTCGCCCCGCCGGCTGGCGTCGGACCTGGGCGCGTACGGGCCGGTGGAGCCGGTCGAACGTGCCCTGTGGCTGCGCTACACCGACCAGGGCGAACCGGCCCGGCGGCTGCTGCGGCGCCTCGCCCTGGCCGGTCGGGCCTCGCTCGGTGTCGCGGCGGCCGCGTCCCTGCTCGCCACCGACGAGGCCGAGGCGACCCGGCATCTCGTCGCGCTGTCCCGCGCGGGCCTGATCGACCACGTCCGCGGCAACCGCTACCGGCTGCACGACCTCGTCCGCGCCTTCGCGCACGCCCGGCTGGTGGACGAGGAGGACCCGGGGGAGCGCGCGGCGGCGCAGGAGCGGCTGATCGTGAACTACGCCGACCTCGCCGACTCGGTGCTGCGCCTGGTCGACGGCAACATGTCGACCCGCTCCGACCGCTTCGGCCCGCACGGCTTCACGTCGCTCGACGAGGCGCTGCGCTGGCTGGACGACGAGTCCAGCTTCATCACGGCGGCGCTGCGGCACGCCGAGGGCGTCAACCAGGCGGCGGTGCTGAACCTGCTGGGCGCGCTGTGCGACTACTGCCTGCTGCGCGGCGACCTCTACCGCCTAGGCGAGATCAGCGAACTCGCCCAGGCCGTCGACCAGGGCCTGCTGATCCGCTCGGTCCAGTGGCGCACGGGCATCGCGGCCCGCCAGCTGGGCGAGCTGGACAAGGCACGCACGACCCTGACGTCCGTGGTGGATCTGTATCGGGAGGCGCATCACGACGCGGGCGCGGCGAGAGCCCTGTGCTCGCTCGGCATCACGTTGCACCACCAGGGCAATCTGACGGAGGCGGCGGCGCGGCTGCGCGAGGCCCTCGACATGCAGGCCGCGCCGGCGCTGGCCACGGACCGGGCCTGGACGATGCACGCACTGGCGGCGGTGGAACGCGACCGCGCCCACCTCGCCGAGGCCCTGGACCTGCTGAACCGCTCCCTGGAACTGCACCGCGCCGGCGAGTCCCTGCACGGCGAGGCCTGGGCCCACTTCCAGCTCGGCCAGCTGTACCTGCGCCTCGGCGACGTCCCCCGCGCGGAGAGCGAACTACGGGCGGCCCTTGAGCTGTACGGCCGTACGCGCGACGCCCGTGGCCAGGCGTGGGCCCTGACCCAGCTGGCCCGGGCCCGGCTGGTCGCGGGCGACGCGTCGCTGGCGGTGGAGGAGCTGCGCCGGGCGGCGGTCCGGCACCGCGACAACGAGGACGCGCGCGGCGAGGCCTGGACGCTGTACTACCTGGGGCAGGCGCTGGAGGAGTCCGGCAGCCTGGACCAGGCGGTCAGGGAACTGGAGCGCTCACGGACGATGTTCTCCCGGATGCGGGACGTGTACGGCCTGGCCTGCGCGCGGCACCACTCGGCGCGGGCGACGAGAGATCAGCGGGCGGCCCAGACCGGCTCCCTGCGGAACTCCGGTTTCGCCCGGCAGCTGCTGGTCGACGCCCGCGCCGACTTCCAGCGCATCGGGGTGGCGCACGGGGAGGCGTGGACGTGCCTGGAGCTGGCGGTGGTGGACGCGGGCAACGCCCGCACGGCCCAGGCGCTCGCCCTGTGCGACGAGGCGGTCGGCCTCTTCGCCTCGTACGGCGACCGCCGGGGCGAGGACTGGGCTCACTTCCTGCGCTGCACGCTGTTGCCGTACGCCTCTCCGGGGGGTGCCGAGGTCGGTACGGCGGTGGCGCAGGAGGAACTGGCGCAACTGGCCCGAGCCGGGCATCCGGCTCGGGACCGGAAGCTGGACGACTTCGTGGAGGCGTATCAGCTGTTGCTGGAACGGGGCGTGGAGCTGGAGGCGGGATGGCAGGCGTGGCGCCTGGGGATGGTGCCCAGCCGACATGCCCGGGAGGTGATGGGGGTGCCGGTGGCCACGGTGTCGTGA